A stretch of the Streptosporangium sp. NBC_01755 genome encodes the following:
- a CDS encoding DUF6461 domain-containing protein has translation MQSPTYLHDLLVSTIFTEGLDAEMDLWALGFSAMWIKGADLNALARPFHLDLATRTPCYLSEILDHAIDDESRWVAEVNGWIGIVPAHGHGEFLRSVTEGGRQALGLLMDINYNAYFDYARDGRTVVSFDPLSPENWKRSGDDPHALDHLMDGLRFQISDDDVLDNPVEDPESISSALALIGRITETDIAADWFLAQHSRIRPTS, from the coding sequence ATGCAGTCACCGACCTACCTGCACGACCTTCTGGTCTCGACCATCTTCACCGAGGGACTCGATGCCGAGATGGACCTGTGGGCGCTGGGATTCAGCGCCATGTGGATCAAGGGCGCGGACCTCAACGCCCTCGCCCGGCCCTTCCACCTGGACCTCGCCACTCGGACCCCGTGCTACCTGAGCGAGATCCTCGACCACGCCATCGACGACGAATCCCGCTGGGTGGCCGAGGTCAACGGCTGGATCGGCATCGTGCCGGCGCATGGCCACGGCGAGTTCCTGCGCTCCGTCACCGAAGGTGGCCGTCAGGCTCTCGGCCTCCTCATGGACATCAACTACAACGCCTACTTCGACTACGCCCGCGACGGGCGCACGGTCGTCTCCTTCGACCCGCTCTCGCCCGAGAACTGGAAGCGGTCCGGCGACGACCCGCACGCGCTCGATCACCTGATGGACGGACTGCGCTTCCAGATCAGCGATGATGACGTCCTCGACAATCCCGTGGAGGATCCAGAGAGCATCAGCTCGGCCTTGGCGCTGATCGGACGCATCACGGAAACCGACATCGCCGCCGACTGGTTCCTGGCACAGCACTCACGCATCAGACCCACCTCCTGA
- a CDS encoding HNH endonuclease, which translates to MCGDRLTLHRDFYAEGAHIRPLGKPHNGPDEPDNLLCLCPNHHVLFDWGMLTIQADLTVMDMMSGTPLGLLRLASNHEINPEHLAYHRKVIAERG; encoded by the coding sequence ATCTGCGGCGACCGTCTCACGCTCCACCGAGACTTCTACGCCGAGGGAGCCCATATCCGCCCGCTCGGAAAGCCGCACAACGGCCCTGACGAGCCCGACAACCTGCTCTGCCTCTGCCCTAACCACCATGTTCTGTTCGACTGGGGAATGCTCACCATCCAGGCTGACCTCACGGTGATGGACATGATGTCCGGCACTCCGCTGGGCCTACTCAGGCTTGCTTCGAACCACGAGATCAACCCGGAGCATCTGGCGTACCACCGGAAGGTCATCGCAGAGCGGGGCTGA
- a CDS encoding phosphotransferase enzyme family protein, producing MSESRTAVSPTSPFTVESTQATLLRACAQVGLDPSNARLIRLGENAVYRLASPVVARIGRTTAYADDARKEVAVAGWLATEGFPSVRVLPLDQPLIVDGRVVTFWESISEAEDYASPAELGTLLTRLHTMEAPARLRLPPLEPFARAEHRIAGNDWFSPEDALFLRERLAQLREEYAALSFELPQGVIHGDASVGNVIRDCTGRPVLLDLDGFALGPREWDLVLTAIYYERFGWHTAQEYDTYTNAYGFDVMRWPGYRVLGDVREYLMVTWLGQKAGQDERAAAEVRKRIRALRTGAGRDDWEPY from the coding sequence ATGAGCGAGAGTCGAACGGCTGTATCGCCCACTTCTCCCTTCACCGTTGAGAGCACCCAGGCCACCCTTCTGCGGGCCTGCGCCCAAGTCGGGCTTGATCCGTCGAACGCCCGGTTGATCCGGCTCGGGGAGAACGCGGTCTACCGCCTGGCCTCACCCGTCGTCGCGCGCATCGGCCGGACGACGGCGTACGCGGATGACGCCCGAAAGGAGGTCGCGGTAGCCGGTTGGCTGGCCACCGAAGGTTTCCCCTCCGTCCGTGTGCTCCCCCTCGATCAGCCTCTCATCGTGGACGGGCGCGTTGTCACGTTCTGGGAGTCGATCTCCGAGGCCGAGGACTACGCCTCGCCCGCCGAGTTGGGCACTCTGCTCACCAGACTCCACACGATGGAGGCACCGGCCAGACTACGGCTCCCCCCACTGGAGCCCTTCGCGCGGGCGGAACATCGGATCGCGGGCAACGACTGGTTCAGCCCCGAGGACGCCTTGTTCCTGCGCGAGCGACTGGCCCAACTCCGCGAGGAGTACGCGGCGCTGAGTTTCGAGCTTCCCCAGGGTGTGATCCATGGGGACGCGAGCGTGGGCAACGTCATCCGCGACTGTACGGGCCGCCCGGTGCTGCTCGATCTGGACGGCTTCGCACTGGGGCCTCGCGAGTGGGACCTGGTCCTCACCGCGATCTACTACGAACGCTTCGGCTGGCACACCGCCCAGGAGTACGACACCTACACCAACGCCTACGGCTTCGATGTGATGCGCTGGCCCGGCTATCGGGTCCTGGGCGACGTCCGGGAATACCTCATGGTCACCTGGCTCGGCCAGAAGGCGGGCCAGGACGAGCGCGCCGCCGCCGAGGTGCGCAAGCGGATCCGGGCGCTGAGGACCGGCGCCGGACGAGATGATTGGGAGCCCTACTGA
- a CDS encoding ATP-binding protein gives MRRPRPFDEHDKPLGRFRVTAWCLPRCNAARRARELFRDQLAKLPMAADVLDELEIVVSELVTNATRYAPGPYELRLLHDHGLPVRAEVVDAGAGTTLIDHLLNRPPHIPERIDDLELGGRGLRIVTELTHGRCGTQWTRLCGTGQLGTGVWFDLPTQPQQP, from the coding sequence ATGAGACGCCCCCGCCCCTTCGACGAACACGACAAACCGTTGGGACGCTTCCGGGTGACCGCCTGGTGCCTGCCTCGCTGTAATGCCGCCCGGCGGGCCCGGGAGCTGTTCCGTGACCAGCTGGCCAAGCTGCCCATGGCCGCCGACGTGCTCGACGAGCTGGAGATCGTGGTCTCCGAGCTGGTCACCAACGCCACCCGCTACGCCCCAGGACCCTACGAACTCCGCCTCCTGCACGACCACGGCCTGCCCGTCCGCGCCGAGGTCGTCGACGCCGGAGCCGGAACCACCCTCATCGACCACCTGTTGAACCGCCCCCCGCACATCCCCGAACGCATCGACGACCTCGAACTCGGCGGCCGGGGCCTGCGCATCGTCACCGAACTCACCCACGGACGCTGCGGCACCCAATGGACCCGGCTGTGCGGCACCGGCCAACTCGGCACCGGCGTCTGGTTCGACCTCCCCACCCAGCCCCAGCAGCCCTAA
- the tgmB gene encoding ATP-grasp ribosomal peptide maturase yields MPNPILVLADRGDWPTDRVVQTLTERGAEVFRMDTAEFPQDMALDARIGAAHSWAGSLVTAHRGADLGRVRAVYYRTPTAFRFEAGMSGPERRFAAAQARSGFGGVLTALECRWVSHPVAMSRAEYKPVQLDMARRAGLRIPETLITNRPDAVRSFAEHVGGPIVTKPVASPMLIEGDCLKTVYTRRLTPLMLEDLTGIETTAHLFQAWVPKSHEVRLTVVGERLLAAEIHAGSTTAHEDWRADYGSLRYEVTEVPAEVRTGVLALMNLLGLRFGALDFIVDPYGQYWFLEVNPCGQWDWIQHATGLPISEAIADELQGVTP; encoded by the coding sequence ATGCCGAACCCCATCCTGGTGCTGGCCGACCGGGGAGACTGGCCGACCGACCGTGTGGTGCAGACCCTCACCGAGCGGGGGGCAGAGGTATTCCGGATGGACACCGCGGAGTTTCCCCAGGACATGGCGTTGGACGCGCGGATCGGTGCTGCCCACTCCTGGGCGGGCTCGCTGGTCACCGCTCACCGTGGCGCCGACCTCGGCCGTGTGCGGGCGGTTTATTACCGCACCCCCACGGCGTTCCGGTTCGAGGCCGGGATGAGCGGGCCTGAGCGACGGTTCGCCGCCGCTCAGGCCCGGTCGGGTTTCGGCGGGGTTCTCACCGCGCTGGAATGCCGATGGGTTTCCCATCCGGTCGCGATGTCCCGGGCGGAGTACAAACCCGTGCAGCTTGACATGGCCCGCCGAGCCGGCCTCCGCATCCCCGAAACACTCATCACCAACCGGCCTGACGCAGTACGTTCCTTCGCCGAGCACGTCGGCGGCCCGATCGTGACCAAGCCGGTCGCCTCACCAATGCTGATCGAAGGCGACTGTCTCAAGACCGTCTACACCCGTCGCCTGACCCCCCTGATGCTGGAGGACCTGACGGGCATCGAGACCACCGCCCACCTGTTCCAGGCGTGGGTGCCCAAGTCCCACGAGGTACGGCTGACCGTCGTCGGGGAACGCCTGCTCGCCGCCGAGATCCACGCGGGCAGCACCACCGCCCATGAGGACTGGCGGGCCGACTACGGGTCGCTTCGGTACGAGGTCACCGAGGTCCCGGCCGAGGTCCGCACCGGTGTCCTCGCACTGATGAACCTGCTGGGGTTACGCTTCGGAGCACTGGACTTCATCGTGGATCCGTACGGGCAGTACTGGTTCCTGGAGGTGAACCCGTGCGGCCAGTGGGATTGGATCCAGCACGCCACCGGCCTGCCGATCTCCGAAGCCATCGCCGACGAGCTCCAGGGAGTCACCCCATGA
- a CDS encoding pyridoxamine 5'-phosphate oxidase family protein, translated as MTEARTLLEKYVTAGKLMQIATLGADGAPLACSVWYDPHFAPDLLRWISRHDRAHSVNIGCDPRVAGAIVAIPLDGLGQTARGVSFIGRAQELPVTGIDQQVARFVARWPAAADALDLTKLAAGQTPTRLYEVAVTEWVLFDEENFPWEPRQTVAATGI; from the coding sequence ATGACCGAAGCCCGCACCCTGCTGGAGAAGTACGTCACGGCGGGGAAGCTCATGCAGATAGCCACCCTCGGTGCAGATGGGGCGCCACTGGCGTGCAGCGTCTGGTACGACCCCCACTTCGCTCCTGACCTACTGCGATGGATCTCCCGCCACGATCGTGCCCACAGTGTCAACATCGGATGTGATCCGCGGGTCGCCGGAGCGATCGTCGCGATTCCGCTGGACGGGCTCGGCCAGACGGCACGCGGCGTGTCTTTCATCGGGAGGGCACAGGAGCTTCCTGTAACGGGCATTGACCAGCAGGTCGCACGGTTCGTCGCCCGCTGGCCCGCTGCGGCTGATGCCCTGGATCTGACGAAACTCGCGGCCGGGCAGACTCCGACACGGTTGTACGAGGTCGCGGTCACCGAGTGGGTGCTGTTCGACGAGGAGAACTTCCCCTGGGAGCCTCGCCAGACAGTGGCCGCCACCGGTATTTGA
- a CDS encoding methyltransferase domain-containing protein yields MNTHQSPSPEIRRRLDAMAAGLEQAGALISPRWMDAFTHVPRHVFVPRLFTQGTDARGITVWCPLDHGDREAWLDAAYSDTTLVTALDEDTVAPTDGGGMTGIATSSSTAPSLMARMLEDLRVEDGQRVLEVGTGTGYNAALLSHVLGDRRVHSVDIHPALVEAARERLASIGFKPALISGDGRHGFPEHAPYDRIIATCSVTAIPRAWLEQTRPGGVILTDVTSGIEGGLARLTVGEGLRAEGRFTSTTGRFMASRHSERTYEQPRRPTYAPVSGTRDSTVSATDIQANYAFRLLLGGLLPGLELVYHHDDATGALAVQLQRPDGAVWARIPLPGHPGEGTVTWGGTQNIWHRVEGAWWWWADRGKPDHTRFGITADIRTTGMWWQLRDEDERIPIGNLAL; encoded by the coding sequence ATGAACACCCACCAGTCGCCCTCCCCCGAGATACGGCGCAGACTCGACGCGATGGCCGCAGGTCTGGAGCAAGCCGGGGCGTTGATCTCCCCGCGCTGGATGGACGCGTTCACCCACGTTCCCCGGCACGTGTTCGTGCCGCGCCTGTTCACCCAAGGGACCGACGCACGCGGGATCACGGTGTGGTGCCCGCTGGACCACGGCGACCGCGAGGCATGGCTGGACGCCGCCTACAGCGACACCACCCTGGTCACCGCCCTGGACGAGGACACCGTCGCGCCAACGGACGGCGGCGGGATGACCGGGATCGCCACCTCTTCCAGCACCGCGCCGTCACTGATGGCGCGCATGCTCGAAGACCTCCGGGTGGAGGACGGACAGCGGGTCCTGGAGGTGGGCACCGGCACCGGTTACAACGCCGCGCTGCTCAGCCACGTACTGGGCGACCGGCGGGTGCACTCCGTTGACATCCACCCCGCCCTGGTCGAGGCCGCCCGGGAACGACTGGCGTCGATCGGCTTCAAGCCCGCTCTCATCTCCGGCGACGGACGCCACGGCTTCCCCGAGCACGCTCCGTACGACCGGATCATCGCGACCTGTTCGGTGACGGCCATCCCCCGGGCCTGGCTGGAACAGACCCGCCCAGGCGGGGTGATCCTCACCGACGTCACGTCCGGCATCGAGGGTGGTCTAGCTCGTCTGACCGTCGGCGAGGGCCTGCGTGCCGAAGGCCGCTTCACCTCAACCACCGGCCGCTTCATGGCCTCCCGCCATAGCGAACGCACCTACGAGCAGCCGCGACGGCCCACGTACGCACCTGTCTCGGGGACCAGGGACAGCACGGTAAGCGCGACCGACATCCAGGCCAACTACGCCTTCCGTCTACTCCTGGGAGGACTGCTTCCCGGCCTCGAACTGGTCTACCACCACGACGACGCCACCGGCGCACTCGCCGTACAACTTCAGCGACCCGACGGGGCGGTTTGGGCCCGCATCCCGCTGCCCGGACACCCCGGAGAGGGCACCGTCACCTGGGGCGGCACCCAGAACATCTGGCATCGAGTGGAAGGTGCCTGGTGGTGGTGGGCCGACCGGGGCAAGCCGGACCACACCCGGTTCGGAATCACCGCCGACATTCGCACCACCGGCATGTGGTGGCAGCTCCGCGACGAAGACGAACGCATTCCGATCGGCAACCTGGCTCTCTAG